One Scomber japonicus isolate fScoJap1 chromosome 1, fScoJap1.pri, whole genome shotgun sequence DNA window includes the following coding sequences:
- the gse1b gene encoding genetic suppressor element 1 isoform X1 gives MGDPGGSTPLCSMNHEPKSPSLGMISTATRTTATVSPLTPSPLNGSIIANGSPATQSAHSGFAAALRKLAKQAEEPRAASSISSESSPVSSPATNHSSPVSTPKRGPLGPGPVLVPSAGHSVPNTPPVVTIAPTKTSNGLWRNDGRQADSGPRGASRERLGAEGTLPQEKGGPSVPAHLLGNPYAFGLTPGAVMQDSRFQPLNLPRQLPNAVPPGHVPEEYLRGFRPYATTEDALRMPSLPLSLDHATAAAYYHPSYLPHPSFTPYRMDDPFCLSALRSPFYSLPAGGALPPIHPSVHMHLPGVRYPGDFTHPSLSALQSERLQLEDELRQREREREREREREKEREREAEREKEREREREREREREKELEREREREREREREREREKEREREKELERQKERALREKELQASKAMESHYLAELHAMRGQEDRTKPERLTPNRADKTKEPALPAPKPVPPGLHSSVVQPHHPVPGLISGHSLYMGPGAVGGLSAAMITQRNNEEERWLARQRKLRQEKEDRQYQVSEFRQQVLEQHLDLGRTADTPDHRTDSHRPNHHEPGSRDLHPHLGAPPPLISPKPPQPQREHHPPPPTTLWNPASLIETPSESRRNHEPSGMGHYELSRLPPGLSKYEDGARRREGGVMEKYPPLKGPPGLPEPNTFLADLEKSTQSFFSQQRASLSLSSQYELEGAGKSSAGLKSLQGHSRQGQALGMMTGTGIGQVATLGMVPETMLIYDEFLQQHRRPVSKLDLEEKRRREAREKGYYYELDDSYDESDEEEVRAHLRRVAEQPPLKLDDSTEKLDFLGMFGLTTVGRRDDLVQQKRRKRRRMLRERSPSPPAMQSKRTPPPPQLSTRFTPEEMDRAPELEDKKRFLTMFRLSHVTIQQRRDNERVVELLQAIKEKSVTLDTIRHAPHPLCKSPPAQISDSAFAQPPSESEDHHSVRPHSPSSHCPASPNGHPKTLGDTLRPKEPPSPAVYPDKARGPSEGPISKRSSSLLNSLRPPLPLQAKEGLHSVNGRPKPWDSFTPEEFAQQFHESVLQSTQKALQKHKGGATGMSESSHLQESSVHYNIPELQSAPGRPPQPHSQSHSNTHSFAHPLTHTHPQPNGQHFPVPLHREASGTREDLSGPEDEEEEEDEEEEEAPTSKWQGIESIFEAYQEYVEEQSLERQVLQSQCRRLEAQNYNLSLTAEQLSHTMGELMSQRQKLAVEREKLQAELEHFRKCLTLPQTHWSRGGHYKGYPPR, from the exons CTGCGTCCTCCATCAGCAGTGAATCATCCCCAGTGTCCTCCCCAGCCACCAACCACAGCTCTCCAGTCAGTACACCCAAGAGAGGACCCCTCGGTCCAGGGCCTGTCTTGGTTCCCTCAGCAGGTCACAGCGTGCCAAACACTCCACCTGTAGTCACCATTGCTCCAACCAAGACTAGCAACGGCCTTTGGAGGAACGACGGACGCCAG gCTGACTCGGGGCCTCGTGGGGCCAGCAGGGAACGTCTGGGTGCAGAGGGGACCCTCCCCCAGGAAAAGGGGGGCCCCTCAGTCCCTGCCCACCTCCTGGGAAACCCCTATGCCTTTGGTCTCACTCCTGGTGCTGTCATGCAGGATTCACGCTTCCAGCCACTTAA TCTGCCTAGACAGTTGCCTAATGCAGTACCGCCTGGTCATGTACCAGAAGAGTACCTCCGCGGTTTTCGGCCCTATGCCACAACAGAGGATGCCCTCCGCATGCCCTCTTTGCCCTTGAGCCTGGACCATGCCACTGCAGCTGCTTACTACCACCCCAGCTACCTGCCCCATCCCTCCTTCACGCCATACAG GATGGATGACCCGTTCTGCCTCTCTGCTTTGAGGTCACCTTTCTATTCGCTACCAGCAGGGGGAGCTTTACCCCCCATCCATCCCTCTGTTCACATGCACCTACCAGGGGTCCGCTACCCAGGAGACTTCACACACCCTTCACTGTCAGCACTGCAGTCTGAGAG GCTTCAGCTGGAGGATGAGCTGCGGCAGCGAGAGAGGGAGCGGGAACGAGAGCGTGAGCGTGAAAAGGAGAGGGAGCGTGAGgcggaaagagagaaggaacgggagagagaacgagagagggaaagagagcgagagaaagagctggagagggagagagagcgtgaGCGAGAAAGGGAGCGTGAGAGAGAacgggagaaggagagagaaagagagaaggaactGGAGAGGCAGAAGGAGAGAGCTCTGAGGGAGAAAGAGCTGCAGGCGTCCAAGGCCATGGAGAGCCACTATCTGGCTGAGCTCCATGCCATGAGGGGGCAGGAGGACCGAACCAAGCCTGAGAGACTGACCCCTAATCGGGCTG ATAAAACCAAAGAGCCCGCCCTTCCAGCTCCCAAACCAGTCCCGCCAGGACTCCACTCCTCAGTGGTACAACCACATCATCCTGTCCCTGGTCTAATCTCAGGCCACAGCCTCTACATGGGGCCCGGTGCTGTGGGGGGGCTGTCGGCCGCAATGATCACTCAGAGGAACAATGAGGAAGAGAGGTGGTTGGCGCGGCAACGCAAGCTGCGTCAGGAGAAAGAGGACCGTCAGTACCAGGTGTCTGAATTCCGCCAGCAGGTTCTGGAGCAGCACCTGGATTTGGGACGGACAGCTGACACACCAGATCACAGGACAGACTCACACAG ACCAAATCATCATGAACCAGGAAGCCGGGACCTCCACCCTCACTTAGGTGCCCCTCCACCCCTCATCTCCCCCAAACCTCCTCAGCCACAACGTGAACACCACCCTCCGCCTCCCACCACCCTGTGGAACCCTGCATCTCTTATAGAAACACCCTCAGAGTCCAGACGTAACCACGAACCCTCAGGGATGGGACACTATGAGCTCAGTCGGCTGCCCCCGGGGCTCTCCAAATATGAGGATGGGGCcaggagaagagaggggggagTGATGGAGAAGTATCCCCCACTGAAAGGTCCTCCGGGCCTGCCAGAGCCCAATACATTCCTCGCTGATCTGGAGAAATCCACCCAGTCCTTCTTCAGCCAGCAGAGGGCATCACTGTCCCTGTCCAGCCAGTATGAACTGGAGGGGGCTGGGAAAAGCAGTGCTGGATTGAAGAGCCTCCAGGGGCACAGTAGACAAGGACAAGCACTAGGGATGATGACTGGGACAGGGATAGGGCAGGTAGCCACACTGGGGATGGTTCCAGAGACAATGTTGATCTATGATGAGTTCCTTCAGCAGCACCGAAGGCCTGTCAGTAAGCTGGAcctggaagaaaaaaggagaagggaggCAAGAGAGAAAG GTTACTACTATGAGCTGGATGACTCATATGATGAaagtgatgaggaggaggtgagagcTCACCTCAGGAGAGTGGCAGAGCAGCCCCCACTCAAACTGGATGACTCCACAGAG AAATTGGACTTCCTGGGAATGTTTGGCCTGACCACAGTGGGCCGGCGGGACGATCTGGTGcagcagaagagaagaaagaggagaaggatgCTCAGGGAGCGCAGCCCCTCACCACCTGCCATGCAATCAAAACgcactccccctcctcctcaactCAGCACGCGCTTCACCCCTGAGGAGATGGACCGAGCGCCAGAGCTGGAGGACAAGAAGCGGTTCCTCACCATGTTCAGACTGTCCCATGTCACTATTCAGCAGAGGAGAG ATAATGAAAGGGTGGTGGAGCTGCTTCAGGCCATTAAAGAAAAGAGTGTAACCTTGGATACCATCAGACATGCCCCTCATCCGCTATGTAAGAGCCCTCCAGCGCAGATCTCTG ATTCTGCATTTGCCCAGCCTCCCTCTGAATCAGAAGACCACCACAGCGTCAGACCACATAGCCCCTCCTCACATTGCCCAGCGTCCCCAAATGGCCATCCAAAAACCCTTGGGGACACATTAAGACCAAAGGAACCCCCTTCTCCAGCTGTCTACCCAGACAAGGCCCGGGGGCCCAGTGAGGGACCGATCTCTAAGAGGAGCTCTAGCCTGCTGAACAGCTTGCGGCCCCCGCTCCCCCTGCAGGCTAAAGAGGGCCTTCACAGCGTCAATGGACGCCCCAAACCCTGGGACAGCTTCACCCCGGAGGAATTCGCTCAGCAGTTCCATGAATCTGTGCTTCAGTCCACTCAGAAGGCTCTGCAGAAACATAAAG GCGGAGCCACGGGGATGTCTGAATCCTCTCACCTTCAGGAGTCTTCTGTTCACTACAACATTCCAGAGCTTCAGAGCGCGCCTGGCCGGCCACCTCAGCCACATTCACAGTCCCACTCTAATACACATTCATTTGCCcatccactcacacacactcaccctcaGCCCAATGGGCAGCACTTCCCCGTACCCCTTCACCGGGAGGCCTCAGGGACGAGGGAGGACCTGTCTGGTccagaggatgaggaggaagaagaggatgaggaggaagaggaggctccAACTTCCAAGTGGCAGGGGATTGAATCTATATTTGAAGCTTATCAGGAATATGTTGAAG AGCAAAGTTTGGAACGACAAGTATTGCAGAGTCAGTGTCGAAGACTAGAAGCACAAAACTACAACCTCAGTCTGACTGCTGAGCAGCTGTCTCATACCATGGGG GAGCTGATGTCACAGAGACAGAAGCTAGCAGTGGAAAGGGAGAAGCTGCAAGCAGAGCTGGAGCACTTCAGGAAGTGTTTGACACTGCCGCAAACACACTGGTCAAGAGGTGGCCATTACAAGGGCTACCCTCCCAGGTGA
- the gse1b gene encoding genetic suppressor element 1 isoform X2 → MNHEPKSPSLGMISTATRTTATVSPLTPSPLNGSIIANGSPATQSAHSGFAAALRKLAKQAEEPRAASSISSESSPVSSPATNHSSPVSTPKRGPLGPGPVLVPSAGHSVPNTPPVVTIAPTKTSNGLWRNDGRQADSGPRGASRERLGAEGTLPQEKGGPSVPAHLLGNPYAFGLTPGAVMQDSRFQPLNLPRQLPNAVPPGHVPEEYLRGFRPYATTEDALRMPSLPLSLDHATAAAYYHPSYLPHPSFTPYRMDDPFCLSALRSPFYSLPAGGALPPIHPSVHMHLPGVRYPGDFTHPSLSALQSERLQLEDELRQREREREREREREKEREREAEREKEREREREREREREKELEREREREREREREREREKEREREKELERQKERALREKELQASKAMESHYLAELHAMRGQEDRTKPERLTPNRADKTKEPALPAPKPVPPGLHSSVVQPHHPVPGLISGHSLYMGPGAVGGLSAAMITQRNNEEERWLARQRKLRQEKEDRQYQVSEFRQQVLEQHLDLGRTADTPDHRTDSHRPNHHEPGSRDLHPHLGAPPPLISPKPPQPQREHHPPPPTTLWNPASLIETPSESRRNHEPSGMGHYELSRLPPGLSKYEDGARRREGGVMEKYPPLKGPPGLPEPNTFLADLEKSTQSFFSQQRASLSLSSQYELEGAGKSSAGLKSLQGHSRQGQALGMMTGTGIGQVATLGMVPETMLIYDEFLQQHRRPVSKLDLEEKRRREAREKGYYYELDDSYDESDEEEVRAHLRRVAEQPPLKLDDSTEKLDFLGMFGLTTVGRRDDLVQQKRRKRRRMLRERSPSPPAMQSKRTPPPPQLSTRFTPEEMDRAPELEDKKRFLTMFRLSHVTIQQRRDNERVVELLQAIKEKSVTLDTIRHAPHPLCKSPPAQISDSAFAQPPSESEDHHSVRPHSPSSHCPASPNGHPKTLGDTLRPKEPPSPAVYPDKARGPSEGPISKRSSSLLNSLRPPLPLQAKEGLHSVNGRPKPWDSFTPEEFAQQFHESVLQSTQKALQKHKGGATGMSESSHLQESSVHYNIPELQSAPGRPPQPHSQSHSNTHSFAHPLTHTHPQPNGQHFPVPLHREASGTREDLSGPEDEEEEEDEEEEEAPTSKWQGIESIFEAYQEYVEEQSLERQVLQSQCRRLEAQNYNLSLTAEQLSHTMGELMSQRQKLAVEREKLQAELEHFRKCLTLPQTHWSRGGHYKGYPPR, encoded by the exons CTGCGTCCTCCATCAGCAGTGAATCATCCCCAGTGTCCTCCCCAGCCACCAACCACAGCTCTCCAGTCAGTACACCCAAGAGAGGACCCCTCGGTCCAGGGCCTGTCTTGGTTCCCTCAGCAGGTCACAGCGTGCCAAACACTCCACCTGTAGTCACCATTGCTCCAACCAAGACTAGCAACGGCCTTTGGAGGAACGACGGACGCCAG gCTGACTCGGGGCCTCGTGGGGCCAGCAGGGAACGTCTGGGTGCAGAGGGGACCCTCCCCCAGGAAAAGGGGGGCCCCTCAGTCCCTGCCCACCTCCTGGGAAACCCCTATGCCTTTGGTCTCACTCCTGGTGCTGTCATGCAGGATTCACGCTTCCAGCCACTTAA TCTGCCTAGACAGTTGCCTAATGCAGTACCGCCTGGTCATGTACCAGAAGAGTACCTCCGCGGTTTTCGGCCCTATGCCACAACAGAGGATGCCCTCCGCATGCCCTCTTTGCCCTTGAGCCTGGACCATGCCACTGCAGCTGCTTACTACCACCCCAGCTACCTGCCCCATCCCTCCTTCACGCCATACAG GATGGATGACCCGTTCTGCCTCTCTGCTTTGAGGTCACCTTTCTATTCGCTACCAGCAGGGGGAGCTTTACCCCCCATCCATCCCTCTGTTCACATGCACCTACCAGGGGTCCGCTACCCAGGAGACTTCACACACCCTTCACTGTCAGCACTGCAGTCTGAGAG GCTTCAGCTGGAGGATGAGCTGCGGCAGCGAGAGAGGGAGCGGGAACGAGAGCGTGAGCGTGAAAAGGAGAGGGAGCGTGAGgcggaaagagagaaggaacgggagagagaacgagagagggaaagagagcgagagaaagagctggagagggagagagagcgtgaGCGAGAAAGGGAGCGTGAGAGAGAacgggagaaggagagagaaagagagaaggaactGGAGAGGCAGAAGGAGAGAGCTCTGAGGGAGAAAGAGCTGCAGGCGTCCAAGGCCATGGAGAGCCACTATCTGGCTGAGCTCCATGCCATGAGGGGGCAGGAGGACCGAACCAAGCCTGAGAGACTGACCCCTAATCGGGCTG ATAAAACCAAAGAGCCCGCCCTTCCAGCTCCCAAACCAGTCCCGCCAGGACTCCACTCCTCAGTGGTACAACCACATCATCCTGTCCCTGGTCTAATCTCAGGCCACAGCCTCTACATGGGGCCCGGTGCTGTGGGGGGGCTGTCGGCCGCAATGATCACTCAGAGGAACAATGAGGAAGAGAGGTGGTTGGCGCGGCAACGCAAGCTGCGTCAGGAGAAAGAGGACCGTCAGTACCAGGTGTCTGAATTCCGCCAGCAGGTTCTGGAGCAGCACCTGGATTTGGGACGGACAGCTGACACACCAGATCACAGGACAGACTCACACAG ACCAAATCATCATGAACCAGGAAGCCGGGACCTCCACCCTCACTTAGGTGCCCCTCCACCCCTCATCTCCCCCAAACCTCCTCAGCCACAACGTGAACACCACCCTCCGCCTCCCACCACCCTGTGGAACCCTGCATCTCTTATAGAAACACCCTCAGAGTCCAGACGTAACCACGAACCCTCAGGGATGGGACACTATGAGCTCAGTCGGCTGCCCCCGGGGCTCTCCAAATATGAGGATGGGGCcaggagaagagaggggggagTGATGGAGAAGTATCCCCCACTGAAAGGTCCTCCGGGCCTGCCAGAGCCCAATACATTCCTCGCTGATCTGGAGAAATCCACCCAGTCCTTCTTCAGCCAGCAGAGGGCATCACTGTCCCTGTCCAGCCAGTATGAACTGGAGGGGGCTGGGAAAAGCAGTGCTGGATTGAAGAGCCTCCAGGGGCACAGTAGACAAGGACAAGCACTAGGGATGATGACTGGGACAGGGATAGGGCAGGTAGCCACACTGGGGATGGTTCCAGAGACAATGTTGATCTATGATGAGTTCCTTCAGCAGCACCGAAGGCCTGTCAGTAAGCTGGAcctggaagaaaaaaggagaagggaggCAAGAGAGAAAG GTTACTACTATGAGCTGGATGACTCATATGATGAaagtgatgaggaggaggtgagagcTCACCTCAGGAGAGTGGCAGAGCAGCCCCCACTCAAACTGGATGACTCCACAGAG AAATTGGACTTCCTGGGAATGTTTGGCCTGACCACAGTGGGCCGGCGGGACGATCTGGTGcagcagaagagaagaaagaggagaaggatgCTCAGGGAGCGCAGCCCCTCACCACCTGCCATGCAATCAAAACgcactccccctcctcctcaactCAGCACGCGCTTCACCCCTGAGGAGATGGACCGAGCGCCAGAGCTGGAGGACAAGAAGCGGTTCCTCACCATGTTCAGACTGTCCCATGTCACTATTCAGCAGAGGAGAG ATAATGAAAGGGTGGTGGAGCTGCTTCAGGCCATTAAAGAAAAGAGTGTAACCTTGGATACCATCAGACATGCCCCTCATCCGCTATGTAAGAGCCCTCCAGCGCAGATCTCTG ATTCTGCATTTGCCCAGCCTCCCTCTGAATCAGAAGACCACCACAGCGTCAGACCACATAGCCCCTCCTCACATTGCCCAGCGTCCCCAAATGGCCATCCAAAAACCCTTGGGGACACATTAAGACCAAAGGAACCCCCTTCTCCAGCTGTCTACCCAGACAAGGCCCGGGGGCCCAGTGAGGGACCGATCTCTAAGAGGAGCTCTAGCCTGCTGAACAGCTTGCGGCCCCCGCTCCCCCTGCAGGCTAAAGAGGGCCTTCACAGCGTCAATGGACGCCCCAAACCCTGGGACAGCTTCACCCCGGAGGAATTCGCTCAGCAGTTCCATGAATCTGTGCTTCAGTCCACTCAGAAGGCTCTGCAGAAACATAAAG GCGGAGCCACGGGGATGTCTGAATCCTCTCACCTTCAGGAGTCTTCTGTTCACTACAACATTCCAGAGCTTCAGAGCGCGCCTGGCCGGCCACCTCAGCCACATTCACAGTCCCACTCTAATACACATTCATTTGCCcatccactcacacacactcaccctcaGCCCAATGGGCAGCACTTCCCCGTACCCCTTCACCGGGAGGCCTCAGGGACGAGGGAGGACCTGTCTGGTccagaggatgaggaggaagaagaggatgaggaggaagaggaggctccAACTTCCAAGTGGCAGGGGATTGAATCTATATTTGAAGCTTATCAGGAATATGTTGAAG AGCAAAGTTTGGAACGACAAGTATTGCAGAGTCAGTGTCGAAGACTAGAAGCACAAAACTACAACCTCAGTCTGACTGCTGAGCAGCTGTCTCATACCATGGGG GAGCTGATGTCACAGAGACAGAAGCTAGCAGTGGAAAGGGAGAAGCTGCAAGCAGAGCTGGAGCACTTCAGGAAGTGTTTGACACTGCCGCAAACACACTGGTCAAGAGGTGGCCATTACAAGGGCTACCCTCCCAGGTGA
- the gse1b gene encoding genetic suppressor element 1 isoform X3: MGDPGGSTPLCSMNHEPKSPSLGMISTATRTTATVSPLTPSPLNGSIIANGSPATQSAHSGFAAALRKLAKQAEEPRAASSISSESSPVSSPATNHSSPVSTPKRGPLGPGPVLVPSAGHSVPNTPPVVTIAPTKTSNGLWRNDGRQADSGPRGASRERLGAEGTLPQEKGGPSVPAHLLGNPYAFGLTPGAVMQDSRFQPLNLPRQLPNAVPPGHVPEEYLRGFRPYATTEDALRMPSLPLSLDHATAAAYYHPSYLPHPSFTPYRMDDPFCLSALRSPFYSLPAGGALPPIHPSVHMHLPGVRYPGDFTHPSLSALQSERLQLEDELRQREREREREREREKEREREAEREKEREREREREREREKELEREREREREREREREREKEREREKELERQKERALREKELQASKAMESHYLAELHAMRGQEDRTKPERLTPNRADKTKEPALPAPKPVPPGLHSSVVQPHHPVPGLISGHSLYMGPGAVGGLSAAMITQRNNEEERWLARQRKLRQEKEDRQYQVSEFRQQVLEQHLDLGRTADTPDHRTDSHRPNHHEPGSRDLHPHLGAPPPLISPKPPQPQREHHPPPPTTLWNPASLIETPSESRRNHEPSGMGHYELSRLPPGLSKYEDGARRREGGVMEKYPPLKGPPGLPEPNTFLADLEKSTQSFFSQQRASLSLSSQYELEGAGKSSAGLKSLQGHSRQGQALGMMTGTGIGQVATLGMVPETMLIYDEFLQQHRRPVSKLDLEEKRRREAREKGYYYELDDSYDESDEEEVRAHLRRVAEQPPLKLDDSTEKLDFLGMFGLTTVGRRDDLVQQKRRKRRRMLRERSPSPPAMQSKRTPPPPQLSTRFTPEEMDRAPELEDKKRFLTMFRLSHVTIQQRRDSAFAQPPSESEDHHSVRPHSPSSHCPASPNGHPKTLGDTLRPKEPPSPAVYPDKARGPSEGPISKRSSSLLNSLRPPLPLQAKEGLHSVNGRPKPWDSFTPEEFAQQFHESVLQSTQKALQKHKGGATGMSESSHLQESSVHYNIPELQSAPGRPPQPHSQSHSNTHSFAHPLTHTHPQPNGQHFPVPLHREASGTREDLSGPEDEEEEEDEEEEEAPTSKWQGIESIFEAYQEYVEEQSLERQVLQSQCRRLEAQNYNLSLTAEQLSHTMGELMSQRQKLAVEREKLQAELEHFRKCLTLPQTHWSRGGHYKGYPPR; this comes from the exons CTGCGTCCTCCATCAGCAGTGAATCATCCCCAGTGTCCTCCCCAGCCACCAACCACAGCTCTCCAGTCAGTACACCCAAGAGAGGACCCCTCGGTCCAGGGCCTGTCTTGGTTCCCTCAGCAGGTCACAGCGTGCCAAACACTCCACCTGTAGTCACCATTGCTCCAACCAAGACTAGCAACGGCCTTTGGAGGAACGACGGACGCCAG gCTGACTCGGGGCCTCGTGGGGCCAGCAGGGAACGTCTGGGTGCAGAGGGGACCCTCCCCCAGGAAAAGGGGGGCCCCTCAGTCCCTGCCCACCTCCTGGGAAACCCCTATGCCTTTGGTCTCACTCCTGGTGCTGTCATGCAGGATTCACGCTTCCAGCCACTTAA TCTGCCTAGACAGTTGCCTAATGCAGTACCGCCTGGTCATGTACCAGAAGAGTACCTCCGCGGTTTTCGGCCCTATGCCACAACAGAGGATGCCCTCCGCATGCCCTCTTTGCCCTTGAGCCTGGACCATGCCACTGCAGCTGCTTACTACCACCCCAGCTACCTGCCCCATCCCTCCTTCACGCCATACAG GATGGATGACCCGTTCTGCCTCTCTGCTTTGAGGTCACCTTTCTATTCGCTACCAGCAGGGGGAGCTTTACCCCCCATCCATCCCTCTGTTCACATGCACCTACCAGGGGTCCGCTACCCAGGAGACTTCACACACCCTTCACTGTCAGCACTGCAGTCTGAGAG GCTTCAGCTGGAGGATGAGCTGCGGCAGCGAGAGAGGGAGCGGGAACGAGAGCGTGAGCGTGAAAAGGAGAGGGAGCGTGAGgcggaaagagagaaggaacgggagagagaacgagagagggaaagagagcgagagaaagagctggagagggagagagagcgtgaGCGAGAAAGGGAGCGTGAGAGAGAacgggagaaggagagagaaagagagaaggaactGGAGAGGCAGAAGGAGAGAGCTCTGAGGGAGAAAGAGCTGCAGGCGTCCAAGGCCATGGAGAGCCACTATCTGGCTGAGCTCCATGCCATGAGGGGGCAGGAGGACCGAACCAAGCCTGAGAGACTGACCCCTAATCGGGCTG ATAAAACCAAAGAGCCCGCCCTTCCAGCTCCCAAACCAGTCCCGCCAGGACTCCACTCCTCAGTGGTACAACCACATCATCCTGTCCCTGGTCTAATCTCAGGCCACAGCCTCTACATGGGGCCCGGTGCTGTGGGGGGGCTGTCGGCCGCAATGATCACTCAGAGGAACAATGAGGAAGAGAGGTGGTTGGCGCGGCAACGCAAGCTGCGTCAGGAGAAAGAGGACCGTCAGTACCAGGTGTCTGAATTCCGCCAGCAGGTTCTGGAGCAGCACCTGGATTTGGGACGGACAGCTGACACACCAGATCACAGGACAGACTCACACAG ACCAAATCATCATGAACCAGGAAGCCGGGACCTCCACCCTCACTTAGGTGCCCCTCCACCCCTCATCTCCCCCAAACCTCCTCAGCCACAACGTGAACACCACCCTCCGCCTCCCACCACCCTGTGGAACCCTGCATCTCTTATAGAAACACCCTCAGAGTCCAGACGTAACCACGAACCCTCAGGGATGGGACACTATGAGCTCAGTCGGCTGCCCCCGGGGCTCTCCAAATATGAGGATGGGGCcaggagaagagaggggggagTGATGGAGAAGTATCCCCCACTGAAAGGTCCTCCGGGCCTGCCAGAGCCCAATACATTCCTCGCTGATCTGGAGAAATCCACCCAGTCCTTCTTCAGCCAGCAGAGGGCATCACTGTCCCTGTCCAGCCAGTATGAACTGGAGGGGGCTGGGAAAAGCAGTGCTGGATTGAAGAGCCTCCAGGGGCACAGTAGACAAGGACAAGCACTAGGGATGATGACTGGGACAGGGATAGGGCAGGTAGCCACACTGGGGATGGTTCCAGAGACAATGTTGATCTATGATGAGTTCCTTCAGCAGCACCGAAGGCCTGTCAGTAAGCTGGAcctggaagaaaaaaggagaagggaggCAAGAGAGAAAG GTTACTACTATGAGCTGGATGACTCATATGATGAaagtgatgaggaggaggtgagagcTCACCTCAGGAGAGTGGCAGAGCAGCCCCCACTCAAACTGGATGACTCCACAGAG AAATTGGACTTCCTGGGAATGTTTGGCCTGACCACAGTGGGCCGGCGGGACGATCTGGTGcagcagaagagaagaaagaggagaaggatgCTCAGGGAGCGCAGCCCCTCACCACCTGCCATGCAATCAAAACgcactccccctcctcctcaactCAGCACGCGCTTCACCCCTGAGGAGATGGACCGAGCGCCAGAGCTGGAGGACAAGAAGCGGTTCCTCACCATGTTCAGACTGTCCCATGTCACTATTCAGCAGAGGAGAG ATTCTGCATTTGCCCAGCCTCCCTCTGAATCAGAAGACCACCACAGCGTCAGACCACATAGCCCCTCCTCACATTGCCCAGCGTCCCCAAATGGCCATCCAAAAACCCTTGGGGACACATTAAGACCAAAGGAACCCCCTTCTCCAGCTGTCTACCCAGACAAGGCCCGGGGGCCCAGTGAGGGACCGATCTCTAAGAGGAGCTCTAGCCTGCTGAACAGCTTGCGGCCCCCGCTCCCCCTGCAGGCTAAAGAGGGCCTTCACAGCGTCAATGGACGCCCCAAACCCTGGGACAGCTTCACCCCGGAGGAATTCGCTCAGCAGTTCCATGAATCTGTGCTTCAGTCCACTCAGAAGGCTCTGCAGAAACATAAAG GCGGAGCCACGGGGATGTCTGAATCCTCTCACCTTCAGGAGTCTTCTGTTCACTACAACATTCCAGAGCTTCAGAGCGCGCCTGGCCGGCCACCTCAGCCACATTCACAGTCCCACTCTAATACACATTCATTTGCCcatccactcacacacactcaccctcaGCCCAATGGGCAGCACTTCCCCGTACCCCTTCACCGGGAGGCCTCAGGGACGAGGGAGGACCTGTCTGGTccagaggatgaggaggaagaagaggatgaggaggaagaggaggctccAACTTCCAAGTGGCAGGGGATTGAATCTATATTTGAAGCTTATCAGGAATATGTTGAAG AGCAAAGTTTGGAACGACAAGTATTGCAGAGTCAGTGTCGAAGACTAGAAGCACAAAACTACAACCTCAGTCTGACTGCTGAGCAGCTGTCTCATACCATGGGG GAGCTGATGTCACAGAGACAGAAGCTAGCAGTGGAAAGGGAGAAGCTGCAAGCAGAGCTGGAGCACTTCAGGAAGTGTTTGACACTGCCGCAAACACACTGGTCAAGAGGTGGCCATTACAAGGGCTACCCTCCCAGGTGA